The following coding sequences lie in one Streptomyces albofaciens JCM 4342 genomic window:
- a CDS encoding glycosyltransferase family 2 protein, with the protein MKLSVVVPCYNEEEVIGRFDEEIRQVLGGLAVEYELCYVDDGSTDGTLHRIRTLAQRYRPTTRYLSFSRNFGKESAMLAGLKEATGDAVILMDADLQHPPRLIEKMLDLYQLGHDQVIAKRSRDGDTPLRSACSRLYYRAINKWVDVELTDGVGDFRLLSRTAVDALVSLPEYNRFSKGLFSWIGFDTVTFDYRNARREGGETKWRFGSLVNYGIDGMISFNSRPLRVAIYTGLSLAALAAAYALWIIGAAVVGGITAPGYVTLVAIIVGLGGLQMVMLGLIGEYIGRIYYETKRRPHFLVKETNGTTPAHTPTARVAGRARR; encoded by the coding sequence ATGAAGCTCTCGGTCGTCGTCCCCTGTTACAACGAAGAGGAAGTCATCGGCCGCTTCGACGAGGAGATCCGCCAGGTGCTCGGAGGACTCGCCGTCGAGTACGAGCTGTGCTACGTGGACGACGGCAGTACGGACGGCACGCTGCACCGGATACGCACCCTCGCCCAGCGCTACCGCCCGACCACCCGCTACCTCTCCTTCAGCCGGAACTTCGGCAAGGAGTCCGCCATGCTCGCGGGCCTGAAGGAGGCCACCGGCGACGCCGTCATCCTCATGGACGCCGACCTCCAGCACCCGCCCCGGCTGATAGAGAAGATGCTCGACCTCTACCAGCTCGGCCACGACCAGGTGATCGCCAAGCGCAGCCGGGACGGCGACACGCCGCTGCGCAGCGCGTGCAGCCGGCTGTACTACCGGGCGATCAACAAGTGGGTGGACGTGGAACTGACCGACGGCGTCGGCGACTTCCGGCTGCTGTCGCGCACCGCCGTGGACGCGCTGGTCTCGCTGCCCGAGTACAACCGCTTCTCCAAGGGGCTGTTCTCCTGGATAGGGTTCGACACCGTCACCTTCGACTACCGCAACGCCCGCCGCGAGGGCGGCGAGACCAAGTGGCGCTTCGGCTCCCTGGTCAACTACGGCATCGACGGCATGATCTCCTTCAACAGCCGCCCGCTGCGGGTGGCGATCTACACGGGCCTGAGCCTGGCCGCGCTGGCCGCCGCGTACGCCCTGTGGATCATCGGCGCGGCGGTCGTCGGCGGCATCACCGCGCCCGGCTATGTCACCCTCGTGGCGATCATCGTGGGCCTGGGCGGCCTCCAGATGGTGATGCTCGGCCTGATCGGCGAGTACATCGGCCGCATCTACTACGAGACGAAGCGGCGCCCGCACTTCCTGGTCAAGGAGACCAACGGGACGACGCCCGCGCACACCCCGACGGCCCGGGTCGCCGGCCGGGCACGCCGGTGA
- a CDS encoding YfhO family protein, translated as MTQLSREARRPVKVTIKTLTAPAERLAAPRFAPLFSALLAMGAYCLGMTMLGSYPFGTRSRAVNDLGNQFVPFHVHLWDLMHGTTTGDLAFNWNSGYGVPFLADFLTYLMNPFSWLVGLFPRELAELPVFLVTLGCIGLGTALMTVFLGRLHPGSAWLRALLAVGYGTCAWVVSDGTADPMWMWGLVSLPLTGIAADWCLRRRRWPSGVLLVGASWAGNFYTAAMATLAMALVLAVRLLLATDLPARHRLRALARAATMALTGVLLAAPVITVTLRASKASRPAPEAVYRGRPPTLDVLAELLPGGRGSVPAPHLFIGMLGLLLVAAFPFVRAVPVRVRVAWYALAACVAVSFVWKPTLLLWHGLAVPNGSPYRASFVLSALLVIISWLALAHRPRPRELAAGAVLVALLAVLCHGRSAVGPATWILVVGCGAVVLGALVVMGRGWGVGGAGSVGGVGSTGGQGVRVAVAAVLTCAVFLGSAYAAFSVTAARDKIGWWGPKITLNEQALAAHRGIRQRADWPRSRTDPGPHEFANNDPLLLGGEGGAYYSSYLPEHTARTLREMGGGWYIQGRHTRSLEDPVSRAVMGVSSFQTGPQAGPVDVGRAAAAPLLTVRPDVQADDLDQRRRGAAARGIAVRDDPRVGGGTVFARQERLLGAHVYEVPTLRLTGDGGGGTGGGPAAGGHSVSGPGGYGPGGFGPGGSGPEGSGPAGSGPVGPNSISPNVIGSGPGGSGPGGSGPVAWSVRPVPRLADGEWRLPATRRGGAAVFTVRCAPGSDVFWYAPWYHGKVRAAGHTSPGFGIRETTANPIRGLGRMPADGRLTVAFSNPKAQRVPEHPLGCLSPKKLDAAVAKLRAQAPVRLSASGHGMTAELPAHSTGTAVLAVPAVTGWSCRVDGGAARAPHTFGGLIAVPLGSGASRLDCSYRPPGLLPGLAASGGAVLALIAAAVTYGVRGRRGRDRRQDRDRDRSRSQSRYGNWDRAPQWGRD; from the coding sequence ATGACGCAGCTGAGCAGGGAAGCGCGGCGCCCCGTGAAAGTGACCATCAAAACGCTGACCGCGCCCGCGGAACGCCTCGCCGCGCCACGGTTCGCGCCGCTTTTCTCGGCATTGCTGGCCATGGGCGCCTATTGCCTCGGTATGACGATGCTCGGCAGCTATCCGTTCGGTACCCGCTCCCGTGCCGTCAATGACCTCGGAAACCAGTTCGTCCCCTTCCACGTCCACCTGTGGGACCTGATGCACGGCACCACCACCGGCGACCTGGCGTTCAACTGGAACAGCGGCTACGGCGTCCCCTTCCTCGCCGATTTCCTCACCTATCTGATGAATCCGTTCTCCTGGCTCGTCGGGCTGTTTCCGCGCGAGCTGGCCGAGCTGCCGGTCTTCCTCGTCACGCTGGGCTGCATCGGACTCGGAACGGCCCTGATGACCGTCTTCCTCGGACGGCTGCACCCCGGCTCGGCCTGGCTGCGCGCGCTGCTCGCGGTGGGATACGGCACCTGCGCCTGGGTGGTGAGCGACGGCACCGCCGACCCCATGTGGATGTGGGGCCTGGTCTCGCTGCCGCTGACCGGCATCGCCGCCGACTGGTGCCTGCGCCGGCGCCGCTGGCCGTCCGGCGTCCTGCTGGTCGGCGCGTCCTGGGCCGGGAACTTCTACACCGCGGCGATGGCCACCCTCGCCATGGCGCTGGTACTGGCCGTACGCCTGCTGCTCGCCACCGACCTGCCCGCACGGCACCGGCTGCGCGCCCTGGCCCGGGCCGCCACCATGGCGCTGACCGGCGTCCTCCTGGCGGCGCCCGTCATCACCGTCACGCTCCGGGCCAGCAAGGCGTCCCGGCCCGCCCCGGAGGCCGTCTACCGGGGCCGCCCGCCGACGCTGGACGTCCTCGCGGAACTGCTGCCCGGCGGACGCGGCTCGGTGCCCGCGCCGCACCTGTTCATCGGGATGCTGGGCCTGCTGCTGGTGGCGGCCTTCCCGTTCGTCCGCGCCGTCCCGGTACGCGTCCGCGTCGCCTGGTACGCACTGGCCGCCTGCGTCGCCGTCTCCTTCGTGTGGAAGCCGACGCTGCTGCTCTGGCACGGGCTGGCGGTCCCCAACGGAAGCCCGTACCGCGCCTCCTTCGTGCTCAGCGCGCTGCTCGTGATCATCTCCTGGCTGGCGCTGGCACACCGGCCACGCCCGCGCGAGCTGGCGGCCGGGGCGGTGCTGGTGGCCCTGCTCGCCGTGCTGTGCCACGGACGCAGCGCGGTCGGCCCGGCCACCTGGATTCTGGTGGTGGGGTGCGGGGCGGTGGTGTTGGGGGCGTTGGTGGTGATGGGGCGGGGGTGGGGTGTAGGGGGTGCGGGGTCCGTAGGGGGCGTGGGGTCCACCGGGGGCCAGGGGGTGCGGGTCGCTGTCGCTGCCGTGCTGACCTGCGCGGTCTTCCTCGGTTCGGCGTACGCGGCGTTCTCCGTGACGGCCGCCCGGGACAAGATCGGATGGTGGGGGCCGAAGATCACGCTGAACGAGCAGGCCCTCGCCGCGCACCGGGGCATCCGGCAGCGCGCGGACTGGCCGCGCTCCCGCACCGACCCCGGACCGCACGAATTCGCCAACAACGACCCGCTGCTGCTGGGCGGCGAGGGCGGCGCGTACTACAGCAGCTACCTGCCGGAGCACACCGCGCGCACGCTGCGCGAGATGGGCGGCGGCTGGTACATCCAGGGCCGCCACACGCGCAGCCTGGAGGACCCCGTGAGCCGCGCGGTCATGGGCGTGAGCAGTTTCCAGACAGGTCCGCAGGCCGGTCCTGTCGACGTGGGGCGGGCCGCCGCCGCACCGCTGCTGACCGTACGGCCCGACGTCCAGGCGGACGACCTCGACCAGCGACGACGCGGGGCCGCCGCTCGGGGCATCGCCGTGCGCGACGATCCGCGGGTCGGCGGCGGCACGGTCTTCGCCCGCCAGGAACGACTGCTGGGCGCGCATGTGTACGAGGTACCGACGCTGCGCCTTACGGGGGACGGGGGCGGTGGTACGGGGGGCGGTCCGGCGGCGGGAGGGCATTCGGTGTCCGGGCCGGGCGGGTACGGGCCGGGCGGGTTCGGGCCGGGCGGTTCGGGGCCGGAAGGTTCCGGTCCAGCCGGTTCGGGTCCGGTTGGCCCGAATTCGATTAGTCCGAATGTGATTGGTTCGGGTCCTGGCGGTTCCGGTCCTGGCGGTTCCGGTCCAGTCGCCTGGTCCGTGCGGCCGGTGCCGCGTCTGGCGGACGGTGAGTGGCGGCTGCCGGCGACCCGCCGGGGCGGCGCCGCCGTCTTCACGGTCCGGTGCGCTCCCGGTTCGGACGTCTTCTGGTACGCGCCCTGGTATCACGGCAAGGTACGGGCGGCCGGGCACACCTCCCCCGGGTTCGGCATCCGGGAGACGACCGCGAACCCGATCCGGGGGCTGGGCAGGATGCCCGCCGACGGGCGGCTGACGGTCGCCTTCAGCAACCCGAAGGCCCAGCGCGTCCCGGAACACCCGCTCGGCTGCCTGTCCCCGAAGAAGCTCGACGCCGCGGTGGCGAAGCTGCGCGCCCAGGCTCCGGTGCGGCTCTCGGCGAGCGGGCACGGTATGACCGCCGAGCTGCCCGCGCACAGCACCGGTACGGCCGTCCTGGCCGTACCGGCCGTCACCGGATGGAGCTGCCGGGTGGACGGCGGCGCGGCCCGCGCCCCCCACACGTTCGGCGGCCTGATCGCCGTACCGCTGGGATCCGGTGCCTCGCGGCTGGACTGCTCCTACCGCCCGCCGGGGCTGCTCCCGGGCCTGGCGGCGAGCGGTGGTGCCGTGCTGGCGCTGATCGCCGCGGCCGTCACGTACGGCGTACGGGGGCGTCGAGGCCGGGACCGGCGCCAAGACCGGGACCGGGACCGGAGCCGAAGCCAGAGCCGGTACGGGAACTGGGACCGGGCGCCGCAATGGGGCCGGGACTGA
- a CDS encoding bifunctional glycosyltransferase/CDP-glycerol:glycerophosphate glycerophosphotransferase, with translation MPVPDVSVVVIVYNDADRLPTAVRSVLDQTLHGVEVLIVDDCSTDRSFEVAQQLAAAHPDRVRALRLPENSGGCGAPRNHGVQHAAGSYVMFLDSDDVLEPNACRNMLEAAERTGADLVSGMCVRVNVDSRNQKQTEWYPWLYSRTRTIESISELPDLLVFDTLSTNKCYRREFLLEAGLVFPVGIHYEDLLFSAQAYVAAKRITLIPNHVYFWNVFEKAATKSISNRRHEIANFAHRMEIHRRVDELLEREGLAELKFHKDVKFLKHDLVLHLRDLPLLDEDYRREFAAMANGYLAGISPEAYERVQPIQAICAYLLAKEDWHNLMPAVDTLINRDKLSSPLAERDGRVYWCAEHLDDPEGRRVLDVTDAGYHTRTVGQLFLRNQLTSYEDDGRGTVRLAGTVVNPLGKVTPGTPLRGRLELKARRKSLQTFSFPLASLRIADDGLYWDAELDLARRLRPLGLIDAVWDVRLILDVDGTTTRTRLTVGGVDLDRAHALRVRPRLTRLVSDRVEPATSKRGHLTFVLDAQGKMSRRTNEMLRQALRSPAADLAKNGVRKARKAKRDLNSGETKLRVYHEVFSKLPVRKGLVVFESHLGKQYSDSPRAIYEEMRRQGVDFEAVWAYDGKKPDGFPTDATLVKRWSWPYLRALAQAEFWIDNQGFPLRLNKRPETTYIQTWHGSALKRMGFDEPRMKLKTRAAKEEFQKILDRFDHFLVRSEHDVRTLARAFHLRDEVLLRSGYPRNDALVATRVAEETSGVRERGPLAEELGIGADKTVLLYAPTFRANPNGSVRGFELPFDVDEFAERFGDRFVLLMRSHYLNNVVLPPSVRGKVIDVTGHHDITPLLQLADCMITDYSSVMFDYALLDRPMLFFAYDYDEYANEARGTYFDLKEKAPGPVLGSAEELFEAIEGLKAADDGHREARRRFTAEFGEYDRGDAARAIVERFFGGAPTGGADRGPVRGGALPGPTVITGSAPSGASVKGEAR, from the coding sequence GTGCCCGTGCCTGACGTCTCCGTAGTCGTGATCGTCTACAACGACGCCGACCGGCTACCGACGGCCGTCCGGTCCGTACTGGACCAGACGCTCCACGGAGTCGAAGTTCTGATCGTCGACGACTGCAGCACGGACAGATCCTTCGAGGTGGCGCAGCAGCTCGCCGCCGCCCACCCGGACCGGGTGCGCGCGCTCCGGCTGCCGGAGAACAGCGGCGGCTGCGGCGCGCCCCGCAACCACGGCGTCCAGCACGCGGCCGGCTCGTACGTGATGTTCCTGGACAGCGACGACGTCCTGGAGCCGAACGCCTGCCGCAACATGCTGGAGGCGGCCGAGCGCACCGGCGCCGACCTGGTCTCCGGTATGTGCGTACGGGTCAACGTCGACTCGCGCAACCAGAAGCAGACCGAGTGGTACCCCTGGCTGTACTCCCGCACCCGCACCATCGAGTCCATCTCCGAGCTGCCCGACCTGCTGGTCTTCGACACGCTCTCGACCAACAAGTGCTACCGGCGCGAGTTCCTGCTGGAGGCCGGGCTGGTCTTCCCGGTCGGCATCCACTACGAGGACCTGCTGTTCTCGGCCCAGGCGTACGTGGCCGCCAAGCGCATCACGCTGATCCCCAACCACGTCTACTTCTGGAACGTCTTCGAGAAGGCGGCCACGAAGTCGATCAGCAACCGGCGCCACGAGATCGCCAACTTCGCGCACCGCATGGAGATCCACCGCCGGGTGGACGAGCTGCTGGAGCGCGAGGGCCTGGCCGAGCTGAAGTTCCACAAGGACGTCAAGTTCCTCAAGCACGACCTCGTGCTGCATCTGCGTGATCTTCCGCTGCTGGACGAGGACTACCGCCGTGAGTTCGCGGCGATGGCCAACGGCTACCTCGCCGGCATCTCCCCGGAGGCGTACGAGCGGGTCCAGCCCATCCAGGCCATCTGCGCCTACCTCCTGGCCAAGGAGGACTGGCACAACCTGATGCCCGCGGTGGACACCCTCATCAACCGCGACAAGCTCTCCTCCCCGCTCGCCGAGCGCGACGGCCGCGTCTACTGGTGCGCCGAACACCTCGACGACCCCGAGGGCCGCCGGGTCCTGGACGTCACCGACGCCGGCTACCACACCCGTACCGTCGGCCAGCTCTTCCTGCGCAACCAGCTCACCTCCTACGAGGACGACGGACGCGGCACCGTCAGGCTGGCCGGCACGGTCGTCAACCCGCTGGGCAAGGTCACCCCCGGCACCCCGCTGCGCGGCCGGCTGGAGCTCAAGGCCCGCCGCAAGAGCCTCCAGACGTTCTCCTTCCCGCTGGCCTCGCTGCGCATCGCGGACGACGGCCTGTACTGGGACGCCGAACTGGACCTGGCCCGCAGGCTGCGCCCGCTGGGCCTCATCGACGCCGTCTGGGACGTCCGGCTGATCCTGGACGTGGACGGCACCACCACCCGCACCCGGCTGACCGTCGGCGGTGTCGACCTGGACCGCGCCCACGCGCTGCGGGTCCGCCCCCGCCTCACCCGGCTGGTCTCCGACCGCGTCGAGCCCGCCACCTCCAAGCGCGGCCACCTCACCTTCGTCCTGGACGCCCAGGGCAAGATGTCCAGGCGCACCAACGAGATGCTGCGGCAGGCGCTGCGCAGCCCCGCCGCCGACCTCGCCAAGAACGGTGTGCGCAAGGCCCGCAAGGCCAAGCGCGACCTGAACTCCGGTGAGACCAAACTGCGCGTCTACCACGAGGTGTTCAGCAAGCTGCCCGTCCGCAAGGGGCTCGTCGTCTTCGAGAGCCACCTCGGCAAGCAGTACAGCGACAGCCCCCGCGCCATCTACGAGGAGATGCGCCGCCAGGGCGTCGACTTCGAGGCGGTGTGGGCCTACGACGGCAAGAAGCCGGACGGCTTCCCCACGGACGCCACCCTCGTCAAGCGCTGGAGCTGGCCCTACCTGCGCGCCCTCGCCCAGGCCGAGTTCTGGATCGACAACCAGGGCTTCCCGCTGCGCCTGAACAAGCGCCCGGAGACCACCTACATCCAGACCTGGCACGGCTCCGCGCTCAAGCGCATGGGCTTCGACGAGCCGCGCATGAAGCTCAAGACCCGGGCCGCCAAGGAGGAGTTCCAGAAGATCCTGGACCGCTTCGACCACTTCCTGGTCCGCTCCGAGCACGACGTACGGACCCTGGCGCGCGCCTTCCACCTGCGCGACGAGGTGCTGCTGCGCAGCGGCTACCCGCGCAACGACGCGCTGGTCGCCACGCGGGTCGCCGAGGAGACGAGCGGCGTGCGCGAGCGCGGCCCGCTCGCCGAGGAGCTGGGCATCGGCGCCGACAAGACCGTGCTGCTGTACGCGCCGACGTTCCGCGCCAACCCCAACGGCTCGGTCCGCGGCTTCGAATTGCCCTTCGACGTGGACGAGTTCGCCGAGCGCTTCGGCGACCGCTTCGTCCTGCTGATGCGCTCGCACTACCTGAACAACGTGGTGCTGCCGCCGTCCGTACGCGGCAAGGTCATCGACGTCACCGGGCACCACGACATCACCCCGCTGCTCCAGCTGGCCGACTGCATGATCACGGACTACTCCTCCGTGATGTTCGACTACGCCCTGCTCGACCGGCCGATGCTGTTCTTCGCGTACGACTACGACGAGTACGCCAACGAGGCCCGCGGCACCTACTTCGACCTCAAGGAGAAGGCACCGGGCCCGGTGCTGGGCTCGGCCGAGGAACTGTTCGAGGCGATCGAGGGCCTGAAGGCGGCGGACGACGGGCACCGCGAGGCCCGGCGCCGCTTCACCGCCGAGTTCGGCGAGTACGACCGGGGCGACGCGGCCCGCGCGATCGTCGAGCGGTTCTTCGGCGGCGCGCCCACGGGCGGCGCGGACCGCGGCCCGGTGCGGGGCGGCGCCCTGCCCGGCCCCACCGTCATCACCGGCTCCGCGCCGAGCGGCGCTTCCGTGAAGGGGGAGGCCCGATGA
- a CDS encoding glycosyltransferase family 4 protein, translating to MTGRDIFFVSNNVDEMGGVTTWSHQMARLFAERGHRVHVIGVVPAPADLRADLGADLPYETTTLYDVHPPKAVPAARGIKGRLNIAEQRRRAARQAGMEEQAAKLSALFRAARPGGIVIVTQVWAMEWVALADTAGLPVVGMTHESFDACRKSSRFNRVKRYYKGVDRLLALTREDADLWIRQGMDNADFMPNPLPVTPEVPSDRTAKVVASIGRLSDEKGVDLLLDTWAAVAPAHPDWTLKIYGSGEDEDILKKQADTLGLTDSVRFMGRTDDVAGALRGASVFAQASRAEGFPLSLMEAMASGVPCAAFDCAPGVHEIVRDGEDGLLAVVGNTAELARHIDALISDKELRDRFGTAARENVQRYSTDRIVKRWEDLFALLER from the coding sequence ATGACCGGGCGTGACATCTTCTTCGTCTCCAACAACGTCGACGAGATGGGCGGGGTGACCACCTGGTCCCACCAGATGGCCCGGCTCTTCGCCGAGCGCGGCCACCGCGTGCACGTCATCGGTGTCGTACCGGCCCCGGCGGACCTGCGCGCCGACCTCGGCGCCGACCTGCCGTACGAGACGACGACCCTGTACGACGTGCACCCGCCCAAGGCCGTACCGGCCGCCCGCGGCATCAAGGGGCGCCTGAACATCGCCGAGCAGCGCCGCCGGGCCGCCCGCCAGGCCGGGATGGAGGAGCAGGCCGCCAAGCTCAGCGCGCTGTTCCGGGCCGCGCGGCCGGGCGGCATCGTCATCGTCACCCAGGTGTGGGCCATGGAGTGGGTGGCGCTCGCGGACACCGCGGGGCTGCCGGTGGTCGGCATGACCCACGAGTCCTTCGACGCGTGCCGCAAGTCCTCGCGCTTCAACCGGGTCAAGAGGTACTACAAGGGCGTGGACCGGCTGCTCGCCCTCACCCGCGAGGACGCCGACCTGTGGATCCGGCAGGGCATGGACAACGCGGACTTCATGCCCAACCCGCTGCCGGTGACGCCCGAGGTGCCCTCCGACCGCACCGCCAAGGTCGTCGCCAGCATCGGCCGGCTCTCCGACGAGAAGGGCGTCGACCTGCTCCTCGACACCTGGGCCGCGGTCGCGCCGGCCCACCCCGACTGGACGCTGAAGATCTACGGCTCCGGCGAGGACGAGGACATCCTGAAGAAGCAGGCCGACACGCTGGGGCTCACGGACTCCGTGCGGTTCATGGGCCGCACCGACGACGTGGCGGGCGCGCTGCGCGGCGCCTCCGTCTTCGCGCAGGCCTCCCGGGCCGAGGGCTTCCCGCTCTCGCTCATGGAGGCGATGGCCAGCGGCGTGCCGTGCGCGGCGTTCGACTGCGCGCCCGGCGTCCACGAGATCGTCCGGGACGGCGAGGACGGCCTGCTGGCCGTGGTCGGCAACACCGCCGAACTGGCCCGGCACATCGACGCGCTGATCTCCGACAAGGAGCTGCGCGACCGGTTCGGTACGGCGGCGCGGGAGAACGTACAGCGGTACTCCACCGACCGCATCGTCAAGCGCTGGGAGGACCTCTTCGCCCTGCTGGAGCGCTGA
- a CDS encoding glycosyltransferase family 2 protein, with translation MAADRPPASDGQGTGPAVSVVVPVHNTRRYLERCLGSVFGQSLGPDAVEVIAVDDGSDDGSGAWLDEAARTHPNLTVLHQPPSGGPGRPRNVGMDRARGRYLFFLDSDDHLGTEALERLTALADTYGSDIVYGRIVGAGGRGAPVDLRTTSPRVTPFDSPVYWTLAAYKLFRRSYVQERGLRFVEGRLRAEDLPFGIRALLGAETVSVLGDYDCYYLQGRDDDSNASRQDLDWVEHLGYIGTVLAEVADLVPPGPDRDTLMVRHFHGEILAQFAEPYLARDAAGRRAMAEAARPLVDAYLTDRVLAALPPRLRLRAQCLRRGAVEELTEVVRADTEGEPDPPPAEDDDRA, from the coding sequence GTGGCAGCAGACCGTCCGCCCGCCTCCGACGGCCAGGGGACCGGCCCGGCCGTCTCGGTCGTCGTGCCGGTGCACAACACCCGCCGCTACCTGGAGCGCTGCCTGGGTTCCGTCTTCGGCCAGAGCCTCGGCCCGGACGCGGTCGAGGTGATCGCCGTGGACGACGGCTCCGACGACGGCAGCGGCGCCTGGCTGGACGAGGCGGCCCGTACGCACCCCAACCTGACGGTGCTCCACCAGCCGCCCTCCGGCGGCCCCGGCCGCCCCCGCAACGTCGGCATGGACCGCGCCCGCGGCCGCTACCTCTTCTTCCTCGACTCCGACGACCACCTCGGCACCGAGGCGCTGGAACGGCTCACCGCGCTGGCCGACACCTACGGCTCGGACATCGTCTACGGGCGCATAGTCGGCGCGGGCGGGCGCGGCGCGCCCGTCGACCTGCGCACCACCAGTCCGCGCGTCACGCCCTTCGACTCGCCCGTCTACTGGACGCTGGCCGCCTACAAGCTCTTCCGCCGCTCCTACGTCCAGGAGCGCGGGCTGCGCTTCGTGGAGGGGCGCCTGCGGGCCGAGGACCTGCCCTTCGGCATCCGGGCCCTGCTCGGCGCGGAGACCGTCTCGGTCCTGGGCGACTACGACTGCTACTACCTCCAGGGCCGCGACGACGACAGCAACGCCAGCCGCCAGGACCTCGACTGGGTCGAGCACCTCGGCTACATCGGCACCGTGCTCGCCGAGGTCGCGGACCTGGTGCCGCCGGGCCCGGACCGCGACACGCTCATGGTCCGCCACTTCCACGGCGAGATCCTCGCCCAGTTCGCCGAGCCCTACCTCGCCCGCGACGCCGCGGGCCGCCGCGCCATGGCGGAGGCCGCCCGCCCCCTGGTCGACGCCTACCTCACCGACCGCGTGCTGGCCGCCCTGCCGCCCCGGCTGCGGCTGCGCGCGCAGTGCCTGCGAAGGGGCGCGGTGGAGGAGCTGACCGAGGTCGTACGGGCGGACACCGAGGGGGAGCCGGACCCGCCGCCGGCCGAGGACGACGACCGCGCCTGA
- the galE gene encoding UDP-glucose 4-epimerase GalE, with amino-acid sequence MSYLITGGAGYIGAHVVRAMTQAGERVVVLDDLSTGVAARVPEGVPLVEGSTLDRALLDRTISEHGVTGVVHLAAKKQVAESVEMPLHYYRENVHGLQTLLEAMAAGGVGRFVFSSSAAVYGMPDVDLVTEDTPCAPINPYGETKLVGEWMARAAGKAHGINTACLRYFNVAGTAAPELADIGVFNIVPMVFEKLTEGAAPRIFGDDYPTPDGTCIRDYIHVADLADAHLAAARKLAEPGPVRDITLNIGRGEGVSVKEMIDLINEITGHPDATPEVTPRRAGDPARVVAAADRIADELGWKARYNVRDMITSAWQGWQHHRPGA; translated from the coding sequence ATGTCTTACTTGATCACGGGCGGTGCCGGCTACATCGGCGCCCACGTCGTACGGGCCATGACGCAGGCGGGCGAGCGGGTCGTGGTGCTCGACGACCTCTCCACGGGCGTGGCCGCCCGGGTTCCCGAGGGCGTCCCGCTGGTGGAGGGCTCCACCCTGGACCGCGCGCTGCTGGACCGGACGATCTCCGAGCACGGTGTCACCGGCGTCGTGCACCTGGCCGCGAAGAAGCAGGTCGCCGAGTCCGTCGAGATGCCGCTGCACTACTACCGCGAGAACGTGCACGGCCTGCAGACGCTGCTGGAGGCCATGGCGGCGGGCGGCGTCGGCCGGTTCGTCTTCTCGTCCTCCGCGGCCGTCTACGGCATGCCGGACGTGGACCTGGTCACCGAGGACACCCCCTGCGCGCCGATCAACCCGTACGGCGAGACCAAGCTGGTCGGCGAGTGGATGGCGCGCGCCGCGGGCAAGGCGCACGGCATCAACACCGCGTGCCTGCGCTACTTCAACGTGGCCGGCACCGCGGCCCCCGAGCTGGCCGACATCGGCGTCTTCAACATCGTGCCGATGGTCTTCGAGAAGCTCACCGAGGGCGCGGCGCCGCGGATCTTCGGCGACGACTACCCGACCCCGGACGGCACCTGCATCCGCGACTACATCCACGTCGCGGACCTCGCGGACGCCCACCTGGCCGCCGCCCGCAAGCTGGCCGAGCCCGGCCCGGTGCGCGACATCACGCTGAATATCGGCCGCGGCGAGGGCGTCTCCGTCAAGGAGATGATCGACCTGATCAACGAGATCACCGGTCACCCGGACGCCACCCCCGAGGTCACCCCGCGCCGCGCCGGCGACCCGGCCCGGGTGGTCGCGGCCGCCGACCGTATCGCCGACGAGCTGGGCTGGAAGGCCCGCTACAACGTGCGCGACATGATCACCTCAGCCTGGCAGGGCTGGCAGCACCACCGCCCCGGCGCCTGA